The following coding sequences are from one Prosthecobacter sp. window:
- the rbfA gene encoding 30S ribosome-binding factor RbfA: MSLRVQKVRELIRRELCTILEKDYRFENCLVTIHDVSPTPDMRQCFVYVGVIGKPHQQDAAVEKLVKARGAIQRDLYKRVKLRSSPQLFFRLDKTIERAVPLLNIIDNLPPPLPDLPEEGSEDAKTDPA; this comes from the coding sequence ATGTCCCTCCGAGTCCAAAAAGTCCGCGAACTCATTCGCCGTGAACTCTGCACCATCCTCGAAAAGGATTACCGTTTCGAGAACTGCCTCGTCACCATCCACGATGTGAGCCCCACGCCCGACATGCGGCAGTGCTTCGTTTATGTCGGCGTCATCGGGAAACCGCATCAGCAGGATGCCGCCGTCGAAAAGCTCGTCAAGGCCCGCGGCGCCATCCAGCGTGATCTCTACAAGCGCGTCAAACTGCGCAGCAGCCCCCAGCTCTTCTTCCGCCTCGACAAAACCATCGAGCGCGCCGTCCCCCTCCTCAACATCATCGACAACCTCCCGCCGCCGCTGCCTGATCTGCCGGAGGAGGGTTCTGAAGATGCCAAGACTGATCCGGCATAA
- the infB gene encoding translation initiation factor IF-2, whose product MPSKSSSPKKSKSPADEVGSGEVPVESAKPKKADKGKVLSLIEDKKPRSRGAAKQDASLPHLGAKKAAPPAPKKEDEEPAAPAKPTLDERKAAALNLFEDDDKPKVRRRVTDESAQQNALPPISLLNEPPPKPIVPIVHAPPADVPAPDFEIGESGEKIIHLKPPIVVKDLADKMGLKPFKIISELIAFKVFASADKAIDIEIAEKICEKHGFKLERDKREKGGGVHKIEEVIVEPIAQVVEEVAQEKLELRAPIITFMGHVDHGKTSLLDALRKTTVTAGEAGGITQHIGAYCIFHNGKPITFIDTPGHAAFSAMRARGANVTDIVVLVIAADDGIMPQTKEALSHAKAAGVQLMVAINKCDLPTANVMRVKSQLQDIGLAPVDWGGEIECMEVSARSGLGLDNLLETMSLQAEVLELKADPKAEPRATVIESSMVAGKGPVATVIIGQGTLTVGQPFICGPYWGKVKALINDRGENIKEVLPGMPCEVIGFSDMPHVGDEVVVMKNERDVKKLSVERLEEIRQKKLTVPRRSTLEHLFASIEDSNKKALKVVLKCDVQGSVEAIAKCLTDINNDKCNLDILHKEVGSINESDVLLASASDAIIIGFNVKVENKALTVSKRESVQVKLYSIIYELIDQVKEAMQGLLDPITREKILGHARVKQVFKVNKGFVGGSVVTDGTMQRKQRARVLRDGQAVYDGGFETLRRFTDEVGEVRNGLECGIKLNGFSDYEENDVIECYELEKIAQTL is encoded by the coding sequence ATGCCCAGCAAGTCCTCATCCCCCAAAAAGAGCAAATCTCCCGCCGACGAGGTCGGTAGCGGAGAAGTGCCTGTCGAAAGCGCCAAGCCCAAAAAAGCGGACAAAGGCAAGGTGCTTTCGTTGATTGAGGACAAGAAGCCCCGGAGCAGGGGAGCAGCCAAACAAGATGCATCATTGCCGCATCTGGGAGCCAAAAAAGCAGCTCCACCCGCGCCGAAGAAGGAGGATGAGGAGCCTGCCGCTCCCGCCAAACCCACGCTGGACGAGCGTAAAGCCGCCGCGCTCAATCTCTTTGAGGATGACGACAAGCCCAAGGTGCGCCGCCGGGTCACGGATGAAAGCGCACAGCAGAACGCCCTGCCGCCGATCTCACTGCTGAACGAGCCACCACCGAAGCCGATCGTCCCCATCGTTCATGCCCCGCCTGCCGATGTGCCGGCACCCGACTTTGAAATCGGCGAAAGCGGTGAGAAAATCATCCACCTGAAGCCGCCGATCGTGGTCAAGGACCTGGCGGACAAGATGGGCCTGAAGCCCTTCAAGATCATTTCCGAGCTCATCGCCTTCAAAGTCTTCGCCAGCGCGGACAAGGCCATCGACATCGAGATCGCTGAGAAAATCTGTGAGAAGCACGGCTTCAAGCTCGAGCGCGACAAGCGTGAGAAAGGCGGCGGAGTCCACAAGATTGAGGAAGTCATCGTCGAGCCGATCGCCCAGGTCGTCGAAGAGGTGGCGCAGGAAAAGCTCGAACTCCGCGCCCCGATCATCACCTTCATGGGCCACGTCGATCACGGCAAGACCTCGCTGCTTGATGCCTTGCGCAAGACCACCGTCACCGCTGGAGAGGCGGGCGGCATCACGCAGCACATCGGTGCCTACTGCATCTTCCACAACGGCAAGCCCATCACCTTCATCGACACCCCCGGTCACGCCGCGTTCTCCGCCATGCGTGCCCGTGGTGCCAACGTCACTGACATCGTCGTCCTCGTCATCGCCGCCGATGACGGCATCATGCCGCAGACCAAGGAGGCGCTCAGCCATGCCAAGGCGGCCGGCGTGCAGCTCATGGTCGCCATCAACAAGTGCGATCTGCCCACCGCGAACGTCATGCGCGTGAAAAGCCAGCTTCAAGACATCGGCCTCGCACCGGTGGACTGGGGTGGTGAGATCGAGTGCATGGAGGTCTCCGCGCGCAGCGGCCTCGGGCTCGACAACCTGCTCGAAACCATGTCCCTCCAGGCCGAAGTGCTGGAGCTCAAGGCCGATCCGAAGGCCGAACCCCGCGCCACCGTCATTGAATCCTCGATGGTCGCCGGCAAAGGCCCCGTGGCCACCGTCATCATCGGCCAGGGCACGCTCACCGTCGGCCAGCCCTTCATCTGCGGTCCTTACTGGGGCAAGGTCAAGGCGCTCATCAACGACCGCGGCGAAAACATCAAGGAAGTCCTTCCCGGCATGCCCTGCGAGGTCATCGGCTTCAGCGACATGCCCCACGTCGGCGACGAAGTCGTCGTGATGAAGAACGAGCGCGATGTCAAAAAGCTCAGCGTGGAACGCCTGGAGGAAATCCGCCAGAAGAAGCTCACCGTCCCGCGCCGCTCCACCCTGGAGCATCTCTTTGCCAGCATCGAGGACAGCAACAAGAAGGCCCTCAAGGTCGTCCTCAAGTGCGACGTGCAGGGTTCGGTCGAGGCCATCGCCAAGTGCCTCACCGACATCAACAACGACAAGTGCAACCTCGACATCCTGCACAAGGAGGTCGGCTCCATCAACGAATCCGACGTGCTGCTCGCCAGCGCCTCCGACGCCATCATCATCGGCTTCAACGTCAAGGTGGAGAACAAAGCCCTCACCGTTTCGAAGCGCGAGAGCGTGCAGGTGAAGCTCTACTCCATCATCTACGAATTGATCGATCAGGTCAAAGAGGCCATGCAGGGCCTGCTCGACCCGATCACCCGCGAGAAGATCCTCGGCCACGCCCGCGTGAAGCAGGTCTTCAAGGTCAACAAGGGCTTCGTCGGCGGTTCTGTTGTCACCGACGGCACCATGCAGCGCAAGCAACGCGCCCGCGTGCTGCGTGACGGCCAGGCCGTCTATGACGGCGGCTTTGAAACCTTGCGCCGCTTTACGGATGAAGTGGGCGAGGTCCGCAACGGCCTCGAATGCGGCATCAAGCTCAACGGCTTCAGCGACTACGAGGAGAACGATGTCATCGAGTGCTACGAGCTCGAAAAAATCGCCCAAACGCTCTAA
- the nusA gene encoding transcription termination factor NusA yields the protein MISELKALFDYYEKEKGIDRAKMVEALSQALLAASKKSIGPARELRIDVDPDKGTIKAFAKLLAVETVTNRWEELPLATAKRFKKNAVIGDEIEVEVTPNNMGRIAAQTAKQTMLQRLRMAEKENLYDEFKDRTGDVVSGVVRRFEKSDVIVDLGKFEGVMTSKERVSTEDYTPGDRMRFYVKAVEKDSGRGPEIILSRAHPNFVRRLFEFEVSEIGDRTVEIASIAREAGYRTKVAVHSADEKVDPVGACVGLRGARVKNIVRELNNEKVDIIRWKSDPAEFVREALKPIKVMSIHVNPEKKEARLTVTEEDLSKAIGRRGQNARLTSRLVGMDLVIEKDQHAAEVFEGQIGSAVHHLVDALGINEDTARLLTQGGLADLRSFADADVSDLTEILGGDSALAQQIFDKAKAHASAPAKE from the coding sequence ATGATCAGCGAATTAAAAGCCCTTTTCGACTACTACGAGAAAGAGAAAGGCATCGACCGTGCTAAAATGGTCGAGGCTCTGTCGCAGGCATTGCTCGCCGCCTCCAAGAAAAGCATCGGTCCCGCGCGTGAACTGCGCATCGACGTTGATCCTGACAAAGGAACCATCAAGGCTTTCGCCAAGCTGCTTGCCGTGGAGACCGTCACCAACCGCTGGGAGGAGCTCCCGCTCGCCACCGCCAAACGGTTCAAGAAGAACGCGGTGATCGGCGACGAGATCGAAGTCGAAGTCACGCCGAACAACATGGGCCGCATCGCCGCGCAGACTGCGAAGCAGACGATGCTGCAGCGCCTGCGCATGGCGGAGAAGGAAAACCTGTATGACGAGTTCAAGGACCGCACCGGCGACGTCGTCAGCGGCGTGGTGCGTCGTTTTGAGAAGTCTGATGTCATCGTCGATCTCGGCAAGTTCGAAGGTGTGATGACCTCGAAGGAGCGGGTGTCCACCGAGGACTACACGCCCGGCGACCGCATGCGCTTCTATGTGAAAGCGGTGGAAAAAGACAGCGGTCGCGGACCGGAGATCATCCTCTCCCGCGCGCATCCGAATTTTGTTCGTCGTCTGTTTGAGTTTGAAGTCAGCGAAATCGGTGACCGCACGGTCGAGATCGCCAGCATCGCGCGTGAAGCCGGTTATCGCACCAAGGTGGCCGTGCACAGCGCCGATGAAAAAGTCGACCCCGTCGGCGCTTGCGTCGGTCTGCGTGGTGCGCGTGTGAAAAACATCGTGCGCGAGCTGAACAACGAAAAAGTGGACATCATCCGCTGGAAGTCCGATCCCGCCGAGTTCGTCCGTGAGGCCTTGAAACCGATCAAGGTCATGTCCATCCACGTGAATCCGGAGAAGAAGGAGGCCCGCCTCACGGTCACTGAGGAGGATCTTTCGAAGGCCATCGGCCGCCGCGGTCAGAATGCACGCCTGACGTCACGCCTTGTCGGCATGGACCTCGTCATCGAGAAGGATCAGCACGCCGCCGAGGTCTTTGAAGGTCAGATTGGCAGCGCGGTGCATCATCTGGTGGATGCCCTGGGCATCAACGAAGATACCGCACGTCTGCTGACTCAAGGCGGCCTCGCCGACCTGCGCAGTTTTGCCGACGCCGACGTCAGCGATCTCACGGAAATTCTCGGTGGCGACAGCGCCCTGGCGCAGCAGATTTTCGACAAGGCCAAAGCACACGCTTCCGCTCCTGCAAAGGAGTAG
- a CDS encoding sulfatase — translation MRPLLLALLSSFIIPHASFAATSPNIVIIFMDDMGYADVGCFGAQGYQTPNIDKLAAEGRKFTNFHVAQPVCSASRTALLTGCYPNRVGIHGALGPSAKHGINADEMTIAELVKQKGYATAAVGKWHLGSLPQFLPVKHGFDEYYGIPYSNDMWPYHPQAKKGAYPKLPMVENDRIVDEEITPEDQTHLTTDYTERGVRFIQKNKDKPFFLYLAHSMVHVPLFVSDKFKGKSGKGLFGDVMMEVDWSVGRIIDTLKENGLEDNTWVIFTSDNGPWLSYGEHAGSAGPLREGKGTCWEGGTRVAGLMKWPGKIPAGTTTDTMMMTIDLLPTIAHVIDAKLPEHTIDGLNCWPVVSGEPGAKNPHDFYAFYYEQNQLQAITSGDGRWKLQLPHSFRSLPTDLPKATGGKPVNYKPVKIVQPELYDLYTDISESKNLAAGNPDEVARLQKFADTIRAELGDSLMKLPKGAGSREAGK, via the coding sequence ATGCGTCCCCTCCTGCTCGCCCTCCTTTCGTCATTCATCATTCCGCATGCGTCATTCGCCGCCACATCACCCAACATCGTCATCATCTTCATGGATGACATGGGCTATGCCGACGTAGGTTGCTTCGGCGCGCAGGGCTACCAGACACCGAACATCGACAAGCTGGCCGCCGAGGGCCGCAAGTTCACCAATTTCCACGTCGCACAGCCGGTGTGCAGCGCCTCCCGCACCGCGCTGCTGACGGGCTGCTATCCGAACCGCGTCGGCATTCATGGAGCGCTCGGGCCATCGGCCAAACATGGTATCAACGCCGACGAAATGACCATCGCCGAACTGGTGAAGCAAAAAGGCTACGCCACTGCCGCCGTCGGCAAATGGCATCTCGGTTCGCTGCCACAATTTTTGCCTGTGAAGCACGGCTTCGACGAGTACTACGGCATTCCCTACTCCAACGACATGTGGCCCTACCATCCGCAGGCCAAAAAGGGTGCGTATCCGAAGCTCCCGATGGTCGAAAATGACCGCATCGTCGATGAAGAGATCACGCCCGAGGATCAAACCCACCTCACCACCGATTACACTGAACGCGGCGTGCGTTTCATCCAGAAGAACAAGGACAAGCCCTTCTTCCTCTACCTCGCCCACAGCATGGTGCATGTGCCGTTGTTTGTGAGTGACAAATTCAAGGGCAAATCCGGCAAGGGGCTCTTTGGCGATGTCATGATGGAGGTGGACTGGTCCGTCGGTCGAATCATTGACACGCTGAAGGAAAACGGCCTCGAAGACAACACCTGGGTCATCTTCACCTCCGACAACGGCCCCTGGCTCAGCTATGGCGAACACGCCGGCAGCGCCGGGCCGCTGCGCGAAGGCAAAGGCACCTGCTGGGAGGGTGGCACCCGCGTGGCGGGCCTCATGAAATGGCCCGGCAAGATTCCTGCCGGCACCACCACCGACACGATGATGATGACCATCGATCTCCTGCCCACCATCGCCCACGTCATCGACGCGAAACTGCCTGAGCACACAATCGACGGCCTCAACTGCTGGCCCGTCGTTTCCGGTGAACCCGGCGCGAAGAACCCGCACGATTTCTATGCGTTCTACTACGAGCAAAACCAGCTCCAGGCCATCACCAGTGGCGACGGGCGCTGGAAGCTCCAGCTTCCCCACTCCTTCCGCAGCCTGCCCACCGACCTTCCCAAGGCCACGGGCGGCAAACCGGTGAACTACAAGCCGGTCAAGATCGTCCAGCCTGAACTCTACGATCTCTACACCGACATCAGCGAATCCAAAAATCTGGCCGCCGGAAATCCTGACGAGGTTGCCAGGCTCCAGAAGTTCGCGGACACCATCCGCGCTGAACTCGGGGACAGCCTCATGAAGTTGCCCAAGGGGGCGGGCAGCCGCGAAGCCGGAAAGTAG
- a CDS encoding ABC transporter ATP-binding protein — translation MIDVQNLTKQYAGRTAVNSISFKVEPGEIVGFLGPNGAGKSTTMRILSGYMPATSGRVQVAGFDVFQQSIAVRQSVGYMPEMAPLYTDMKVKEYLRFRAELKGLSGHEMRRRVGEVMELTGVTDMRKRLIGNLSKGYRQRVALADALVHKPKLLILDEPTNGLDPVQIRHVRDLLRSLKSKHTVLLSTHILHEVEQTCDRVIMIHQGRLRANDTPQNLTRQLRSTTLLHLEIDGQGNLAEKLAALPGVRKTTEEKLIAHPWRRFSLRVEPDQDIRDAVMELAMKQKWRIREMHRQLPTLEDVFVELSMNAGTPTDIPTHVL, via the coding sequence ATGATTGATGTTCAGAACCTCACCAAGCAGTATGCCGGGCGCACTGCGGTGAACAGCATCTCTTTCAAGGTGGAACCTGGGGAGATCGTGGGATTTCTCGGCCCGAACGGTGCAGGAAAATCGACCACGATGCGGATTCTCAGCGGCTACATGCCGGCCACCTCAGGCCGTGTGCAGGTGGCGGGTTTTGATGTCTTCCAGCAGTCGATCGCGGTACGGCAGTCGGTGGGCTACATGCCGGAGATGGCCCCGCTCTACACCGACATGAAAGTCAAAGAGTACCTGCGTTTCCGTGCGGAGCTGAAGGGCCTCTCCGGCCACGAGATGCGCCGCCGCGTGGGCGAGGTGATGGAGCTGACCGGAGTCACCGACATGCGAAAGCGTTTGATCGGCAATCTCTCCAAAGGCTACCGGCAGCGCGTGGCGCTGGCCGATGCACTGGTGCACAAGCCCAAGCTGCTCATTCTCGACGAGCCGACCAACGGCCTCGATCCCGTGCAAATCCGCCATGTGCGCGATCTGCTGCGCAGCTTAAAATCAAAGCACACCGTGCTTCTTTCCACGCACATCCTGCATGAGGTCGAGCAGACCTGCGACCGTGTGATCATGATCCATCAAGGCCGCCTCCGCGCCAATGACACGCCGCAGAATCTAACGCGCCAGTTGCGCTCCACCACGCTGCTGCACCTGGAGATCGACGGCCAGGGCAATCTGGCGGAAAAACTCGCCGCCCTCCCCGGCGTGCGCAAAACCACGGAGGAAAAGCTGATCGCACATCCTTGGCGGCGTTTCTCCCTGCGCGTGGAGCCGGATCAGGACATTCGTGACGCGGTGATGGAACTCGCCATGAAGCAGAAATGGCGCATCCGCGAGATGCACCGCCAGCTTCCCACCTTGGAGGACGTCTTCGTCGAGCTCTCCATGAACGCGGGCACGCCCACCGACATTCCCACCCACGTTCTATGA
- a CDS encoding ABC transporter permease → MRIFWILLKKELHAFFVSPVAYVVLALVMVLNGFAFRAALSVLESAPSEGSIVSWTFHAMWFWLSYFFIFPLLTMRLFAEEKKMGTLETLFTAPVRAWQVVGSKYLASVIVYCVLWLPSLFNFKFSQWISAGQVEVPAGAMQGAFLILVVMGMFNLAVGCFASSLTANQIVAAILSFTLSLLHFLMGIFIMVVGRKLSDTIVDIVNYFAATEHIRIFTAGLIDSRALVYYLSMSLLFLTFTHHVVEFRRWRP, encoded by the coding sequence ATGAGGATCTTTTGGATTCTGCTCAAGAAAGAGCTGCACGCCTTCTTCGTCTCGCCCGTCGCCTACGTGGTGCTGGCGCTGGTCATGGTGCTCAACGGCTTTGCTTTCCGCGCCGCCCTGTCCGTGCTGGAAAGCGCCCCAAGCGAAGGCTCCATCGTCAGTTGGACCTTCCACGCCATGTGGTTCTGGCTGTCCTACTTCTTCATCTTCCCGCTGCTGACGATGCGCCTCTTTGCGGAGGAGAAAAAGATGGGCACGCTGGAGACTTTGTTCACCGCTCCGGTGCGCGCCTGGCAGGTGGTGGGCTCCAAATACCTCGCCTCGGTCATCGTGTACTGCGTGCTCTGGCTGCCCAGCCTGTTCAATTTCAAATTCTCCCAGTGGATCTCCGCCGGACAGGTGGAAGTACCTGCCGGTGCAATGCAGGGAGCATTTCTCATTCTGGTCGTGATGGGCATGTTCAACCTTGCCGTCGGTTGTTTCGCCTCGTCTCTGACGGCGAATCAGATTGTGGCCGCGATCCTTTCATTCACGCTGAGCTTGTTGCATTTCCTGATGGGCATCTTCATCATGGTCGTGGGTCGCAAGCTCTCCGACACCATCGTGGACATCGTCAATTACTTCGCCGCCACGGAGCATATCCGCATCTTCACCGCCGGACTCATCGACAGCCGGGCGCTGGTCTATTATCTCAGCATGTCGCTGCTGTTCCTCACCTTCACGCATCACGTCGTCGAGTTCCGCCGCTGGCGTCCGTGA
- a CDS encoding Gldg family protein, with protein MPDSVQKHPPAAAQAKPLDMPKRYGIGINVVIQIILALALFAGINRLNYRHYWRWDLSPSQDYTLSQATLNYLTSLTRDVQIYIVFGRDSKVYGEAQSLLEEYRLHGRQRVKVRSIDPVRDIERAEQLKADTGLSLAQNGVLVRCGVNKRFITEEELVIRESGTSTNKQIIEFRGEDAISSALISVVEGRVRRFYYVVGKGSRSDAAQSDAHNAAIDLGKQQNFEVIQANLSEISRIPEDADGLFILGARYDLSEREIGMLDDYWKSKRAGVFIMLDPGGETTRLNAFLNANGVRPRGDRVLTAESTSTGARKEFSVIAEFMKDVPFIRHLASSAVTLAGQSESLELRDQDNALKEQSISVQPLVRASPRYWGERQFLEELPVVDEEDTLPPIYLAASIERGAVRDESQRADSSRMVVVSNATLLDKQTMLAVNRDFVAAGLNWLMNRESNIGIPTKSKRSYRIQLTSRQHELIFWITSITLPGIVLGLGFLVWASRRAA; from the coding sequence ATGCCGGATTCTGTCCAGAAACACCCACCCGCCGCCGCGCAGGCAAAGCCGCTCGACATGCCCAAGCGCTACGGCATCGGCATCAATGTCGTCATCCAGATCATCCTCGCGCTGGCGCTGTTCGCAGGCATCAACCGTCTCAACTACCGTCACTACTGGCGCTGGGATCTCAGCCCCAGCCAGGATTACACCCTGAGTCAGGCCACGCTGAACTACCTGACCAGCCTCACCCGCGACGTGCAGATTTACATCGTTTTTGGCCGTGACTCCAAGGTGTATGGCGAGGCGCAGTCGTTGCTGGAGGAATACCGCCTGCATGGCAGGCAGCGTGTCAAAGTCCGCTCCATTGATCCCGTCCGTGACATCGAGCGCGCCGAGCAGCTCAAGGCAGACACCGGGCTCTCACTCGCGCAAAACGGCGTCCTCGTCCGCTGTGGTGTGAATAAACGCTTCATCACCGAGGAGGAGCTTGTCATCCGTGAGTCAGGCACCAGCACGAACAAGCAGATCATCGAGTTTCGCGGAGAGGACGCCATCAGCTCCGCCCTCATCTCCGTCGTCGAAGGCCGTGTGCGTCGATTCTACTATGTCGTCGGCAAGGGCAGCCGTTCAGACGCCGCCCAGAGTGATGCTCACAATGCCGCCATCGATCTTGGCAAGCAGCAGAATTTTGAAGTCATCCAGGCCAACCTCTCCGAAATCAGCCGCATCCCCGAGGATGCTGACGGACTGTTCATTCTGGGCGCACGCTATGACCTTTCCGAGCGTGAAATCGGCATGCTCGACGATTATTGGAAAAGCAAACGTGCGGGCGTTTTCATCATGCTCGACCCAGGCGGCGAAACAACACGCCTCAACGCCTTCCTCAACGCCAACGGGGTGCGTCCGCGAGGAGACCGCGTGCTCACCGCCGAAAGCACCAGCACCGGTGCCAGAAAGGAGTTCTCGGTGATCGCCGAGTTCATGAAGGACGTTCCCTTTATCCGTCATCTGGCCTCGTCGGCAGTCACGCTGGCCGGACAGTCAGAATCCTTGGAACTGCGCGACCAGGACAACGCGCTCAAAGAGCAGTCCATCAGTGTTCAGCCACTCGTCCGAGCCTCGCCGCGCTATTGGGGGGAACGTCAATTTCTTGAGGAGCTGCCTGTCGTTGATGAGGAGGACACCCTGCCCCCCATTTATCTGGCAGCCAGCATCGAGCGTGGTGCCGTGCGTGACGAAAGCCAGCGAGCCGACAGCTCGCGCATGGTGGTGGTCTCCAATGCCACCCTGCTCGACAAGCAGACCATGCTTGCCGTGAACCGCGATTTCGTAGCCGCCGGGCTGAACTGGCTGATGAACCGCGAGAGTAACATCGGCATCCCCACCAAGTCCAAACGCTCCTACCGAATCCAGCTCACCTCACGCCAGCATGAGCTGATCTTCTGGATCACCTCCATCACCCTGCCCGGCATCGTCTTGGGACTGGGTTTCCTGGTCTGGGCCAGCCGGCGGGCCGCATGA
- a CDS encoding DUF4340 domain-containing protein, with the protein MSARTTLLLFLLVAAVGAIILGIERYFPSAQELREIKRGPTRFEAEKVTRVEVLTAENTPLTLVRDGNAWQIEAPFNDLADPQKVAALILTLAGVEWIERIHREEFDDGEWQKTGLDQPRYKVRLLAGDAVVHECWFGAPAVVENSIYIGIPDSKTQDTAWYLAKSEAPAVLQIPAASWRDPKLLRLPAEVITGITLSQASGQIVLSRENEHTPWSLDKPLKTRGSKERITELLSTLLNIEIVEARDNSATTNGHTAKAADAQTTPVDEIKVTIESKPRGKSYEITLKKPADAKQAVTSATAAHRKSAFTVAAKNLSNLWVNPNSLRDHLLAQIDGERLDFITITSKTHPEINLRNENGSWYLLRHGKWDPANGDRIARCLNALNTHEILQFTADTAADLAPYGLNDPFQTITWTPSREKPVKLMFGHNADNTQFFAKYDNEPFIYRIDASILPSLPTDGIKWKGLGALRFTTFALRRITMSRGATATITLDYNPVTAEWKATRGGHDVTEEIDRVKADQLANHLARFTVQDWAADRSDALQALQNPFLTIQVVLGEPGRTDGPVREVEILFSPTQPNAETAFYFGQIKGDPDIFYMTRTALLQSFGESVFKPKPVR; encoded by the coding sequence ATGAGCGCACGCACCACCCTTCTCCTGTTCCTGCTGGTCGCCGCTGTAGGCGCGATCATCCTCGGCATTGAGCGCTACTTCCCCTCCGCCCAGGAGCTGCGTGAGATCAAACGCGGCCCCACCCGCTTCGAGGCGGAGAAGGTCACCCGAGTCGAGGTGCTCACCGCCGAGAACACACCGCTCACCCTCGTGCGTGACGGCAATGCCTGGCAGATCGAGGCGCCGTTCAATGACCTGGCCGATCCGCAAAAGGTCGCCGCGCTCATCCTCACTCTTGCCGGTGTTGAATGGATCGAGCGCATCCACCGCGAGGAATTCGATGACGGGGAGTGGCAAAAAACCGGCCTCGATCAGCCGCGCTACAAGGTGCGCCTGCTCGCCGGTGACGCCGTGGTGCATGAATGCTGGTTTGGTGCGCCGGCTGTCGTCGAAAACAGCATTTACATCGGCATCCCCGATTCCAAAACCCAGGACACCGCGTGGTATCTCGCCAAGAGCGAGGCACCAGCCGTTCTCCAAATTCCCGCCGCCTCCTGGCGTGACCCGAAGCTGCTCCGCCTGCCCGCCGAAGTCATCACTGGCATCACCCTGAGCCAGGCTTCCGGCCAAATCGTGCTTTCCCGCGAAAACGAGCACACCCCATGGTCGCTCGACAAGCCGCTCAAAACCCGAGGCAGCAAGGAACGCATCACCGAACTGCTCTCCACGCTCCTCAACATCGAGATCGTCGAGGCCAGGGACAACTCCGCCACGACAAACGGCCACACGGCCAAGGCTGCTGATGCCCAGACCACTCCTGTGGATGAGATCAAAGTGACCATCGAATCCAAACCACGCGGCAAGTCTTACGAGATCACACTGAAGAAACCCGCCGACGCGAAACAGGCGGTCACCTCTGCCACCGCGGCCCACCGCAAATCGGCCTTCACTGTGGCCGCTAAAAACCTCTCCAACCTCTGGGTCAATCCCAACTCGTTGCGTGATCACCTGCTCGCCCAGATCGATGGTGAGCGTCTTGATTTCATCACCATCACCAGCAAAACACACCCGGAGATCAATCTGCGCAACGAAAACGGTTCATGGTATCTCCTGCGTCATGGCAAATGGGATCCTGCCAACGGTGACCGCATCGCCCGCTGCCTCAATGCGCTCAACACCCATGAGATTCTCCAGTTCACCGCCGACACGGCCGCTGATCTCGCCCCTTACGGTCTCAATGATCCTTTCCAAACCATCACCTGGACCCCCTCACGCGAAAAGCCGGTGAAACTCATGTTTGGCCATAATGCCGACAACACCCAGTTCTTCGCCAAATACGACAACGAGCCGTTCATTTACCGCATTGATGCCTCCATACTGCCTTCATTGCCCACCGACGGCATCAAATGGAAGGGCCTCGGCGCTCTGCGCTTCACCACCTTTGCCCTCCGCCGCATCACCATGTCCCGCGGTGCCACGGCCACCATCACCCTCGACTACAATCCCGTCACTGCGGAATGGAAAGCAACGCGCGGCGGTCATGATGTCACCGAGGAAATCGACCGCGTGAAGGCTGATCAGCTCGCCAACCATCTTGCCCGTTTTACCGTGCAGGATTGGGCTGCTGACCGCTCCGACGCGCTTCAGGCCCTGCAGAACCCTTTTCTCACCATCCAGGTCGTCCTTGGCGAACCCGGCCGTACAGACGGCCCTGTGCGAGAGGTTGAAATCCTCTTCTCCCCCACGCAGCCCAATGCCGAAACCGCGTTCTACTTTGGTCAGATCAAAGGCGACCCCGATATTTTCTACATGACCCGCACTGCGCTCCTCCAAAGTTTCGGCGAATCTGTCTTCAAGCCGAAGCCGGTGAGGTGA